The DNA segment CCTTCCGCAGCGTCCTCGCAGCTCTGTGAGCTCTGGTTTGGAAGTGCCCCACCCACTGCCCAGTTTCACCCCCTATGTGGATGAGTCAGCTCAGCCCCAAATGATGTGAGTCCTGAGTTGGAGCTGTGGGGATTGCATTTGGAATTCTCAAAGCTGCTGTCTAAAACTGGGACTTGGTTTTGCTGAGTACTTAAGCCTCTTGAGctagaagaatttaaaaatctgtcagCCTGGAAGCAATTAGTGCTGCAGCTTGATGACAGAGGCTTCAGCAGAGGCTGCATAAGGACAGAGGAAATGTTCAGTGCTGCTCATGATGTGGGGGCCTATATCATATTAATATATGCTAATGAGCTTAATAGCTTAACTCAGTGTGTTTACACAAAACCACAAGCTACCTGTCTTAGGGTGCTGTTTGCTGTGAAAGAGGCCCAAATGGAGGCAGCAaatgtggtgggtttttttctgtcttgggAACTCTGTGCTCAGCATATCTGGagttttattctgaaataagcTGTCAGAGTTGCCATGCCAACAGTGTTGCTTAGGTCGTGGAGGAGTGAGTGTGCTGCTTGTACAGTGCTCCCTGAAATGTTGATAAATCCCAGGAGATGGGGTGGTTCAGTTAGAGCAGAGGAAAACACGTTATTTTGCAAGGTTGCTCTACTTTTCTGTGGCTAACGATGGCCAGGGAATAGACAGGCTCCTTCTGAGAGAGGAGTGGAAAAGACTGTTTGGTATTAGTGACAGTTCCCAGAGGTCTGAATTGCATGGAACCCAGGAATGCTGAGAGGTGGTGAGCAGCAGGGATTTGCATGTGGACTGCAGGATGTCTGTGCCTGTGGCGGTGCCATTGTGTAGTAGACAAATATGTAAAATCTCTTGGCATGCCGATTTCTCTGGGATGGAGATTTGTTACTTatggaaggcagcagcttttCATAGCAGGGAGAAGGACAGAGTGGGTAGAACTGAGCACCAGGCTAAGTGAGCTCTAAGTAACTTAGGCTGAGACTTGATGTGTAGGTTTAGATGCTGTTGTTGAAAtcttaaaagtttttttctgtctttgaatCAATTTCCCCATGGTATGATTGACACCTGCTAGAAACAGCACTTTTAAGACAGGAtattaattatttgaaataatgtTGGTTATGCTATTTTGGAAGAACTGTGGATATGATAGAGCCTCTTGGTTTTTCTTTACAGATGTAGTTGTGCTTCCCCCATGGGCTGCTGTTTGATTTTTCTCAGTATTTGGTGAATCCTCTGTTTTGACAAATCAGAATATAAGGTAGAATTATTCAAGACCTGGATTtcaaagggaaggaaaacagaagcaTCAAAGCTGTTGCTGTAGCAGCTGAAATAACTGTTAACTGCTGTGGaggtgtgtgttttgttttatttatattggtattttttatttaattactcAGAGTCCATGATGAAGAAATACTCTTCgttcttcatcttcatcctAGAACTACTTAAGCTGCTCTCCATTATTCTGGAGAATACTACTGTTCTATTGCTTACTGCTAGTTCTGTAGTAGAAATTGGCTGATTGAAGTGATCATTAGACTTTAACTCTTGAGAGGAATTTGTTGGAGATGGGAAGCTGCTCTAATAAATAGGTAACTGACTGTAACTTCTTCTTAGTTGTTCAGCAGATCATAGCCAGAAAAGTGCCCGTCAGCCTCTCTCTGTTCGTAATCCTGTGGATTCTCTGAGTGCCaaggaaagcagagcagcagcagcagcctgtgtaAGGAAACACTTCAGCCCCTGGCAGATTTCCTGCCCAGGAGGACAGCAAGGCAGCCCGTGCTGCTGTCAGACTGAGTCAGCTTGTCTGGACTGGCATCACGTGTGAAAACCACGGATTCTAAACTGCTGCCTGGCATGGCAGGAATTGAACAGGATGATGATGAGATTATACTGGAAATACCATGTTGTGGCTCTGGCTGCCTTGTCCCAGGAaatgttccaggccaggttggatggggcttggagcagcctggtctagtggaaggtgtcccttcccatggtGAGAAGGTGGAAGTCAGTGGTCTTTAAGTTCCCTTTTGATCTGGtgcattctgggattctgtgataaGTAGAATTAATGAAGGCTGAATGTCCTTTTCATGTTGGAAGGTGGTGGAGTGGAAGCAAGGGAAGAGAAATGTTCATCTTTTAACTAAAGAAAAAATGGTCATGAAATCTGCAGGCTTTCACAGtctcttctgttttttccaggatgaggTGAATGGAATTGAACGTTTGAGTGAGGATGCAATTGTGACAGGCTCCTACAAGAACAAGACCCTTTGTGCCAACCCAGAGGACACGTGTGACTTCAACAGGGCTGCCCACCTGGCCTCAACGCCCTTTCACGGGGTGGTAGCTCAGagattcccagctcctgctttctCTCAGAGTGAACTGAAGGAAGACAGTCCAGAATCCAAGAGTGCACCTCTGAATCAGAAGACACAAGTATTTGAAGGTGTATACTCTGAAGTGTGGAGAGCTGCAAAGGTCTGGACTTGGAACTGAGAAGGTGAGCCTCTGGCAACAATGGGAGCTCTAGTGTCAACCAAAGAAAAAGCTCTAGTGTCAACTGAAGAAAAAGCTGTAGTGAATATATGGACCCTTATGTTGGGCCAACGCGGGATAAAATGTGATAAAAAGGCACTCCGTGCTTTATTGCAGTGGTGTCGGAACCATGGAGTGGATGCCACCATAGAAGCTGCATTTATCAGTAAAAACTGGGAACGGGCTGGTGAATTGATTTTTGATTCAGCCTCTCGCGGCGATGAGACTGCTAAAAATATTATGACTACCTGGAGGTTGGTGCTAGATACCTTGAAACtgctgaaacctgagcaaaatgcaaaagcagcagctgaggcacCACAGGCACCATGTGCCAAGATACCCAGTGATACTGAAGTTCAAACGGGAGCGGCTGGGAGAGTAGGTGCCACATCAAGTTCGCAGGTGGAAAGGACGGGCGAGAAACTAGAAGTGCAGCAGCCGTCATCCATGCCTCCTATCCCTGCAACTCTGCCTGTGCCGTGTGCATCTGCACCCCTGGTTACCACAAACCCATTCTCTTCTCTGCCTAAGGATGATGACTGCAGTGATGATAAACTTCTACTGACGGCCCCTCCAGTGTGCGATAGGCCCAATCACAACCTTGGCAAGGAAAAAGGAGCTGGGAGCCGAGTGGCTCCCCTGGTTACCACAAACCCATTCTCTTCTCCTCTGCCTGAGGATGACTGCAGTGATGATAAACTTCTGCTGACAGCTCCGCCAGTGCGTGATAGGCCCAATCACAACCTCTGCATGGAAGCAGGAGCCGGGAGCCGAGTGGCGCTTGGCGCTGAGAGTTCCACCAGGGAACTGCCAATACCCGGAGTGGCAGGACACCACATCACACCGTGTCCACAGCCAAAGCCTAAGAGGCCCAAGGAAGCCCCTCCGTTAACAGATCTGTGGGATCCTAACAGGGGAAGCCCAAGTTGTCGCCCCCCTGCTGGCCCTCAGGAGAATGTTTTTACCATGCAACCAGTATCAGCTACTATCTCAGGATATGATCGAGTTAGATCTTGGCAGCATGTTAAATTAGAGGCATTTGCTAGTGGGGATCTCGAAATGGCTGAACGACTTTCTGTACCAATGCCCCGGCTGTTCTCGGGTGGCCAAGAGCCTGTGAGTGGGACAACTGGGGCTACTATCTCAGCATACAATCCAGTTAGCTTTTGGAAACAGATGAAATTAATAGCAGTTTATAGGGGAGATTATGAAATTGCTGAACGAATTTCTTTATCACCACTGTTCTCGGGTGACCAAGAGCCACAAAACAATGGGACTGCACCCTATGTAGATGTTGCCTTTAAAATTCTCTCCCAGTTACGCCAACTAGCCACCCAACATGGACTGGGGTCTCCAGTCGTAGCAGGGATGTTACGGCTTCTAGCTGAAGGTGAAATGACACCCTTTGATATCAAGCAAATAGCACAGTTGCTCTGTACCCCGATGCAATACCTGATGTTTGAGTCCACCTGGAAGCAACATGCAGAAAAGCAAGAGCTGCGTAATTTAGCATTGCCGCAGCAAGATCCACGCTTTGGGGTAGGGGTCCCTCAACTTCTGGGATTGCCTCCTGTAAGTAATCCACGGTTGCAAGCATGCCTAAATCCTTTGATATTGGCGCAGGCAACAGATTTAGGAATGCAGGCCCTCATGGAAGTGGGAAGCATGGGATTGGCAACACCAACTCAGGCTTTTGCAAAAATTAAGCAGGGCCCCGAAGAGCCTTATATGCAATTTATAGAACGATTAAAAGATGCAATGGAAAAGCAAATAGTAAATAACGATGCAAAAGATCTGTTGATATTGTCACTGGCACGAGACAATGCAAATGAAGACTGCAAGAAAGCTTTAGACCTATTACCAAGAAAAGATGCATCCTTGGATGAAATGATTGATGCATGTGCTGAAGTTGGAACTGTATCCTATAAAATGTTAGTTGATTCCTTGGCAGCTGTTATAAGGTCATACCAATGTTACGGATGTGGGCAACTAGGCCACATGAAAGCAAATTGTCCCCATAGGTCCAGCTCATGGAGAACACACCAGAAACGGAGAGCTGTGCCTGTAGTGGGAAGTTGTTACCGATGCGGAAAACCCGGTCATTTTGCCAAGCAATGCAAGTCTAAATTCCACGCTAACGGCCAGCCTCTTAGTGTGTAGGGAAACAGGAACAAGAGCACCAAGGGGAAGCGCTTGCAGACACAAGCACCTTCCTGTGCTCCATTGCAGCCCTGTGTGACCGCCTCACAGGGAAAACAAGAGGATCAGCTGGCATGGATGTTTCTGCTGCTGACATTATAACTTATAGACTCATTAAAGGTATATAAAATCCCCCTTGAGGCCCATGGGGTCTACTGGGAAAATATTAAGTACATTACTATTAGGATGATCAAGTGCAACGTTACAGGGTATTTTTGTCCACCCTTGAGTTACAGATGCAGACTATACTGGACAAGTATGTGCTATGGTACTATAGTAGGTACACCTACTCATCCTGTACCCATTCCAGCTAAAAAGTTGTATTGTTCTATTTGTACCTTGTTCAAGTCTTGTGTTCCCAAAACAGACTCAAAGCTGTGAGAAAACTGAGGCTTTGGCTTGATGGGGGAACCCAAAGTACACTGGATTCAGATCATATCTGATCAAAGACCAAATGTGGTTTGTACTCTTACAATGCCTCAAGCAAATCCATCCCACATCAAGGTTAGTGGGATGATAGATACTGGAGCAGATGTAACTATCATATCTGCTAACACATGGCCTCAGTCATGGCCCACCATAGCTGTAGGATCTGTTGTTGCTGGTCTTGGAGGTACCACACAAAGTTACTTGAGTAGTAAGCCTGTGTTAGTTAGAAATGCAGAAGAACAGACATCCATGATCCATCCTTATGTTACTGCTGTGCCACTCACCTATGGGGAAGGGATGTCTTATCGGCATGGGGGTGGGAACAGATTTTTAACAGGGGCCACTGTGCTGAAGGGTGTAAAGCATCCTACATTAGCCTTAAAATGACTCACTGAATGACTGTGTGGGTTAATCGGTGGCCCCTTGAAAAAGTAAAACTAAATGGTCTTTAATTGTTGGTTAAAGAACAATTAAATCAAGGACATATTAAGCCATCAACAAGTCtatggaacacccctgtgtttgtgattaaaaagaaatcaggtAAATGGAAGTTATTCCATGacttaagaaaaattaatacagTTATGGGAAGTATGGGTGCTTTACAGCCTGGAATACCATCTCCTACTATGATACCTGCTACTTGGTACATTTTGATTGTCGATTTAAAAGACTTGTTTCCTTGCCATTCCTTTACATCCTGATGATATCCCAAAGTTTGTATTTACAGTGCTGTCTGTCAATCATGCAGCAAAGAAGGCTTTTTACAGATTCAGCCAAAACTGATGCAAGCCCTGCAAGAGTTTGGGTTGCAAATTGCACCTGAAGAGGTGCAACAACAGCCCCCATGGAAATACTTAGGAGTTAGACTAAACAATGCAGCCACAAACAATCCAATTTTCAACCAAGATCCCAACATTAAATGATGCACAAAAACTTTAAGGTATCATCAACTGGGTATGAACCTATTTAGGGTTAACTACCCCACATTTATTATCCTTGTTTAATATTCTTAAAGGTGACCCTGAGTTAACTTCCTCAAGTGTTATGATTTAACACAGCTTGTTTTTTAGTTAAAACCTGTTTTGCCCTCCTCCTAATCTTTATCTCACAACAGAAAATGAGTAAATAATTCTAGTGGGTGCACTGGCATTTAGCCAGCGCTAGACCCACTACATTAATTGGTGTGTTGGCTGGAAAACTGGGATTGGCAAACCAAAACCATTACACTTAATTGGTGTTTCCGCCCAGTTACCGAAACCACTGCATCTTTTGGTGGAGAATGCATGCAATTGGTGAAAGCTGTGAGATGATGATTAATTAGGAGAAATAAAGGGCAAAGCAAGTATTAAGCCATAAGGTTAAATAGAATGATAGTGGAAAATTTATATTGTAATTTTATTGAAATGTCTAGGGGTGGAGGTTAGTGTAAGaaattttttcctcctgtttaaTTTAGTAGTTTTTATTGTTCTAAGTAGAAGTTGCATGTTGAATGtaattttgataattttaaaatgtgtattcaCAGAGATGAGGGATGAAGAATGTCATGGTTTTACATAGCTTGGTTTTTAGGTAAAGAGATAATCCATCAGTTATGGAAGTGATGCTCTGTGAGGACTGGTAACAGCTTTCTATGGACCCAACAGAACCAATCAACTGGCTAGTTTTGAATACTGACACCTTGTTAAACCACTTAAGGAAGCTGAACACACCTCTATgaaatcacatttaaaaatgaacaaaacccAGGAAAAGCTCTCTTGCTTCTGGCTTTTGAACACTGGACACTGCGCTCCACATGGCCCACATGAGCTGGTATGGCTGggccagcccctgctctgctgcagcgCTGACCACACCATTAAAACTGATAATGACCCTGCCTATATATCACAGAAAACTCATCAATTCTTGCAATTATAGGGCATGTTGCATCTCACTGGCATTCGTCATTCCCCTACAGGCCAAACCATTGTGGAGTGTACCCACGGCACTTTGAAGTGCATTCTTGACAAACAATAAGGGACAATATCTGGTGAAACCCCTCAAAGTAGGGTGGCCAAAGCTCTGTATACACTGAATCACCTTATAATATTGCCAAACTTCCAAAACcctattattttaaataattttttgtcaTTGCAGTTCTTTAGTGACGTCCAGTTGCCCAAGCCTAAGGTATGGGTGTGGGACCTCATTACCAGCAAGTGGGAAGGTCCTTGGGACCTTGTCGCTTGGGGTGTGGGTatgcttgtgtttctacagaTGCTGGTATCCTATGAGTACCTGCCCAGTGTGTGCACCCTGCTCGACGCTCTGCTCTGGATCACAACCAGCAACGCCTCCCTGACGGCCCCTCAGCTGATGGCTGTGGAATAGTAACAATGTTTGGGCATGGTTGCTCAATGCATTGAATCAGATGGGATTTGTGCATCTGTGGCACAGCCAGAACAACCTTTTCACACCTTCTTAAGTGGGGGTACTCTTAAATGGCACACAAAGTATACAAGTAACACAAAATGTTGTCAAAATGCAATGCTCTTCCCAGAACAACTGTAATACTAAAACCCCCTGTATGGAACTATGGGATGTTTCAGATGACAATTTACCTGTTGCTTCACTTGGACCCCAAGAGTTAGACATTTTAGGGACATTATCAGCAGAAGcatgtgtattttttaattaaacactGAAACATTTTATGTGAGACAGAATTGGAACAGGAAAGCAAAATGTTACCCCAAATACTTTCTGGATTAAATAGATTGGCTTGCTTTGTAGCAAAAAGAGTAAATGAAACTTCATTAATTTTGAGTGCTTTGGCTATAGATGTAGCTAGTATGCAGCATGctattgattttgttttgttagcTCATGGACATAGTTGTGAAGAGCTTGATGGCATGCGTTATATGGCGGATTTTCTGGGATAGATCACTGGCTGGAAGGGTTAAGTTTGTCAAGCTAGGTGAAGAGCCTCATTCCAACTGGGCTTATAATTTTTTGTATTACCATAATTGTTTTGCTCATTGTGCCGTGTTTGTTACCCTGTCTGCAAATGGCCCTGCGGAGCATGATAAAGACTGtctttgcagctgaaaaataaaaagggggaaCTATGGTGGCTAACAGCTGGCCTGAAAGCCTCACAGGCACAAGTAACCTTGACCTTGACTTGATCAGCCTGTACCCATGAGAAAAGGAAGTAAACATCTTTAAGGAAGAAAGCACTGAAAAGCGGAAGGACTTAACTGCAAGGAGTGGATGCTGGCCAATCTTTGGTGAGCAGTATGGAGGCAGCTATTGGCCACTGAACTGGGTGGCAACAAGTCACCAGCCAATTGTGAACAGCACACTGCTTTTCAAAACCGTATGAATATGAGCTATGAACAATAAAGGTTGCTATTGATGCTTGAACCTTGGAGTGTTGTGTCCATCTCTACTACAACACAAAAGGACATGGGAAGTGTTTGGTGCTGCTCATGATGTGGGGGCCTATATCATATTCATATATACTAGTGAGTTTAATAGCTT comes from the Taeniopygia guttata chromosome 5, bTaeGut7.mat, whole genome shotgun sequence genome and includes:
- the LOC140684249 gene encoding uncharacterized protein produces the protein MGALVSTKEKALVSTEEKAVVNIWTLMLGQRGIKCDKKALRALLQWCRNHGVDATIEAAFISKNWERAGELIFDSASRGDETAKNIMTTWRLVLDTLKLLKPEQNAKAAAEAPQAPCAKIPSDTEVQTGAAGRVGATSSSQVERTGEKLEVQQPSSMPPIPATLPVPCASAPLVTTNPFSSLPKDDDCSDDKLLLTAPPVCDRPNHNLGKEKGAGSRVAPLVTTNPFSSPLPEDDCSDDKLLLTAPPVRDRPNHNLCMEAGAGSRVALGAESSTRELPIPGVAGHHITPCPQPKPKRPKEAPPLTDLWDPNRGSPSCRPPAGPQENVFTMQPVSATISGYDRVRSWQHVKLEAFASGDLEMAERLSVPMPRLFSGGQEPVSGTTGATISAYNPVSFWKQMKLIAVYRGDYEIAERISLSPLFSGDQEPQNNGTAPYVDVAFKILSQLRQLATQHGLGSPVVAGMLRLLAEGEMTPFDIKQIAQLLCTPMQYLMFESTWKQHAEKQELRNLALPQQDPRFGVGVPQLLGLPPVSNPRLQACLNPLILAQATDLGMQALMEVGSMGLATPTQAFAKIKQGPEEPYMQFIERLKDAMEKQIVNNDAKDLLILSLARDNANEDCKKALDLLPRKDASLDEMIDACAEVGTVSYKMLVDSLAAVIRSYQCYGCGQLGHMKANCPHRSSSWRTHQKRRAVPVVGSCYRCGKPGHFAKQCKSKFHANGQPLSV